The DNA region AAACCCTAAAGCAGGCGATATCACCTATTATGCTCCTTGGGGAAACATTGCTATATTTTATAAAAATTTTAGATACTCAAATAATTTAATTTATTTAGGCAAGTTTGAAAATACTTCAGATGTAGAAAAGCTTTCAAATATAAAAGGCAATTTTGATATACGCATTGAAAGGGTTAATTAAATGAATTGAAAAAATAAAAAGGAGAATAATAACTTATGAACGTTAAAGAGTTTTTAGAAAATTATAAAAATGGAAAAGAGATAAATATGTTTTCTGAAGAGTTTCAGATTATATATAACAAAATGCAAGAGACAGAAAAATTATTATGGCAGTATAACAACACTTTTCAAAGCTACAAAAATAACAAAGATATATTAAACAAAATATTTGAAACTAATTTAGATGAATCTGTAATTATAATGCCAAGCTTTCATATAGATATAGGAAATGTTGAGTTTGGAAAGAATGTATTTATAAATAAGAATTGCACCATTATGGATATTGGAGGGGTAGTTATAGAAGACAATGTACAGATAGCACATAATGTAAGCATAATAACTCCTAATCATGATTATAATAACAGAAATATATTGATTCCAAAACAAATCACAATAAAGAAAAATGTATGGATAGGAACAGCTGCTATTATACTTCCTGGAGTTACTATAGGAGAAAACTCAATAGTTGCTGCCGGTGCTGTTGTAAATAAGGATGTGCCAAGTGGTACAATTGTAGGAGGCAATCCTGCCAAAGTGATAAAGGAAATAAAATAATAACAGAATAATATTTATAAAAAATGGAGACATTATGAATTGTATAAAGTTAAATAATAATGTTGAAATGCCTATTCTAGGGTTTGGAGTATACAGAGTAGAAGATTATGAGGAATGCAAAAAAGCAGTACTAAATGCAATTGAAGCAGGATACAGACATATAGACACTGCATCAATATATCTTAATGAAAAAGCTGTAGGAGATGCTATAAAAGAAAGCGGAATCAACAGAAAAGAAATGTTTATCACTACCAAATTATGGATACAGGATGCAGATTATGATAAGGCAAA from Brachyspira pilosicoli P43/6/78 includes:
- a CDS encoding sugar O-acetyltransferase; the encoded protein is MNVKEFLENYKNGKEINMFSEEFQIIYNKMQETEKLLWQYNNTFQSYKNNKDILNKIFETNLDESVIIMPSFHIDIGNVEFGKNVFINKNCTIMDIGGVVIEDNVQIAHNVSIITPNHDYNNRNILIPKQITIKKNVWIGTAAIILPGVTIGENSIVAAGAVVNKDVPSGTIVGGNPAKVIKEIK